Sequence from the [Clostridium] scindens genome:
AAGAAAGGCATCCGCAATGGGTGCCTTTTTTGCGGGCAAAAAGGAGGAGGGGAATGGAAAATGAAATAGCAGTGGCCATCTGCTCTCTTGTCGGAACGTTGGTTGGAAGCCTGGCCGGAATCATGACGGCAAACCGGCTGACTAACTATAGGATTGAGCAGCTGGAAGAAAAAGTGAAGAAACATAACAATCTGGTGGAACGTATGATAATAGTGGAACAGTCCACAAAATCAGCGCATCACAGGATTGACGGATTAATAGCAGAAAGAGAGGAATAGGATATGGAACAGCTTATGGATTATGTGAAACCAGAACTGATCGTCGTGTCGGTAGCGCTTTACTTTATCGGCATGTGGCTTAAACAGGCAGCATTTATCAAGAATAAATATATTCCGCTGGTACTGGGAATCGTCGGAATCTTCATATGCGGTATCTGGGTAATCGGGACAGAAGCCACTACTACGAGGCAGGGAATTGCAATGGCAGTATTCACCGCGATTGTGCAAGGCGTATTGGTGGCAGGCCTGAGTACATATGTGAATCAGTTTATCAAGCAATTGGGAAAAGACGAGTGAAATATAATAAATATGGCGCAAAAACCGGAGGAAATTTTACATCCTCCGGTTTTGATGTCTTAAAGGAGTAGA
This genomic interval carries:
- a CDS encoding phage holin family protein, translating into MEQLMDYVKPELIVVSVALYFIGMWLKQAAFIKNKYIPLVLGIVGIFICGIWVIGTEATTTRQGIAMAVFTAIVQGVLVAGLSTYVNQFIKQLGKDE